The Tubulanus polymorphus chromosome 1, tnTubPoly1.2, whole genome shotgun sequence genome contains a region encoding:
- the LOC141912525 gene encoding girdin-like, whose amino-acid sequence MSKNILQIIESPLVTWMQTFDKHYKLDYEGLVDGVYVQEVMCHIDPRAKADAIHQVVEESSERLLNWEIILKNIKSYYEDVLQQLIIMPLPNVMTISRSPDSDSAHDEIKKFLLLVLGCAVQCERKGEFIDNIKQLDIETQAAIVECIKEITDDKKNVCTIDIASQGVTDDTKNVYNQLKSVLRERDIYLDEIKDLTQSLDQCQDQLDAAQKATGNINLNVPLTTSPKTQEKHHLGVELADSKAKLRRLRQEIEDKNEVTQELRDEVEDLNATLTRLRNENLALSQDARAARAYRDEIDALKEKANRAEKHESEINKYKEKLNELEFYKSRVEELRADNLIVCETKTMLEDQLEACHKRIESVIELENELMKCKKQLEELSVGRDHDREQIQTLMSENARLHLEVKGHLNESSNLEQELQSSIKDNEAGASGSLSEQLSETVNTKLFRLELENQRLQKKLLEKHDLENTHNTELEKENRRLGKKIEKYQETQAKESEEILRLETEQQELLQEQEQLTHTIETVKESTTRQIRELEMENEYLNQSLHTLRERNEKTNDIRLQELERDNKRMDKTVKDLTNNLSTLDFDHRKLQKSYEKLRENVSKISELEQNRDALEKQNAELTRTVQTLKLTCDKYETLEQNMSDLEVENQKLVNNVQNLKSVISKLEKFEQDCVTLSLENQKMQRTCDNMKKSATRVVELEHEKDQLSNEIQQLKKTIQVQITEKSKYEQIEIDTLDVDNENQKLLKNLQLVTKRVEQLQADNDDLETENEKLLKSLETVKLSVRKLDDLEKMNREFEIDVSNLQKQKMALERETKKLKQSNEVRESSLDEMNAKLALLERENTDMKKQVDYQTDVGSRVKELETENRELIHNLTVDKKTLTKLREDLVNEKVKCQQLDNQLEKLTWKLDKIGLKKESILATEVEAEGESRMKALETMMEDVLKKSLETRDEKIDVLELRLEESKLRNTKLQDELKQNRVQMELFREEFGEMHDSEMIDQQNNHSNRSNSVGSLQTSPEHTCKQGRVKTSVNFTPTRNTPSEFLMIREHLVDVERTNAALATENKIMKTTVQNLENRCQNLETKANALQNHNSELQMSSSNLQSQIAKLQVENSTLESQNYTLQGQTETLRALQIDHESLVGRHEELQNAHESLVGDHEILQQLHEQLSVDYETLISEHGNLKSAHKSVRHEFKELNEKYQRLLRDKEYVERMKVTVEQDQQKLRSDSKSLGTLQVDYVNTREELNRVNNNYDKLNGEYGDLLREYKNVKSSYNSLQLKHTELQGDMADCRDQLNTMDVEVSKMANKVEALESLNAQLAEENKSLIHQLQTLLAQNHELITQTLESKDQFYEEERSYMEKLSDLRRQKEKLEEKIMEQYKRNDPPKKNRSFGAHLVRKARGFITKRNRGSKFDVNSSSPDQSICDPANESFSSSETASRKYSDPNYRSTQDLTSSSPKLSKQGKHLSSSTTAVNLLGKKESNEGGFSFSLKGSKSNDDLLDEGTARSKKKSRTPRKGITDDKISQKSESSASSGTPAVPKKKLIPGSMSIYDRSPNTSPRSSTASLLSMMEFLDDISTRSPASRRKMVRKELDKKVEAEPAKPVSVTPSKPDIVASPRSDTISELSDNSPSRRQLPQVPRSPVGSVRSQQSQESPPRPKPDLVPDRRHSTFVPPKDVASSDERLVSARRYSAQTGPYKPPLDTSFVSLPGTSTLPGTSTPMFRQSNQQPPVRARPRQRPASARLVREPNSPALDKQMMHEGPDASFISGGAGAGGGGGGDNRYNRRALSPPPLPQKPNNRSVSVSGDSYSTLERRQLPRHPPPLIPNRPPIPSSKPPLPMSQENRTHYTTNNLAPSHGPPVPPPRKRVGSNPNLLDDEPATPVFRNLVRPASAHVSTRPSMNYSSSRTSLATLQQPSASDTETKDNLPDSASAPSNGEQTNNNTTDESGKPKKNSIWYEYGCV is encoded by the exons ATGTCAAAGAATATCCTTCAGATCATAGAGTCACCTCTCGTGACATGG ATGCAGACCTTCGATAAGCATTACAAATTGGATTATGAAGGTTTGGTCGATGGTGTTTATGTTCAAGAGGTTATGTGTCACAT CGACCCTCGTGCTAAAGCCGATGCTATTCATCAAGTTGTCGAAGAAAGTTCCGAACGTCTTTTGAACTGGGAAATAATCTTGAAAAACATCAAGAGCTATTACGAG GATGTTCTACAGCAACTGATTATTATGCCGCTACCTAATGTTATGACAATCAGTAGATCACCGGATTCTG ATTCCGCTcatgatgaaataaagaaatttctACTGCTGGTTCTGGGATGCGCCGTCCAGTGCGAGAGAAAAGGAGAATTTATCGACAACATCAAACAGTTAGATATAGAAACTCAGGCGGCTATCGTCGAATGCATCAAAGAG ATAACGGATGATAAAAAGAATGTTTGCACCATCGACATAGCATCTCAAGGTGTTACAGATGATACGAAAAATGTCTACAATCAACTGAAATCCGTCCTTAGGGAAAGAGATATTTACCTAGAT GAAATCAAAGATTTAACTCAAAGTTTAGATCAGTGTCAAGATCAATTGGATGCCGCTCAGAAAGCCACGGGTAACATCAATCTCAATGTTCCGTTAACAACGTCCCCTAAAACTCAGGAAAAACATCATCTCGGAGTTGAATTAGCTGATTCGAAAGCCAAACTCAGACGCTTACGACAGGAGAT AGAAGACAAAAATGAAGTTACGCAAGAATTGAGAGATGAAGTTGAAGATCTGAATGCTACATTAACAAGACTTCGTAATGAG AATTTAGCACTGTCACAAGATGCTAGGGCAGCACGAGCTTACCGTGATGAGATCGATGCATTAAAAGAGAAGGCTAACAGAGCTGAGAAACATGAATCTGAAATCAACAAATACAAGGAGAAATTGAACGAATTGGAATTTTATAAGTCCAGAGTCGAG GAATTGCGAGCTGACAATCTGATAGTCTGCGAAACTAAAACGATGCTTGAAGATCAACTAGAAGCGTGTCACAAACGCATAGAATCTGTGATAGAACTGGAAAATGAGCtgatgaaatgtaaaaaacaATTGGAAGAATTATCAGTG GGTCGGGACCATGACAGAGAGCAAATCCAAACCTTGATGAGTGAGAATGCTCGTTTGCATTTAGAAGTTAAAGGGCATCTCAATGAGAGTTCTAATCTGGAACAAGAGTTACAATCTTCTATCAAAGATAATGAAGCTG GTGCAAGTGGATCGTTGTCAGAACAGCTCAGCGAAACGGTCAACACAAAACTGTTTCGTTTAGAATTAGAAAATCAGAGATTACAGAAAAAACTACTCGAGAAGCACGACCTGGAAAATACTCACAACACCGAACTGGAGAAAGAGAATCGAAGGCTCGGGAAAAAGATCGAAAAATACCAGGAAACGCAAGCGAAAGAATCGGAAGAGATTCTACGATTAGAAACGGAACAACAGGAATTATTGCAAGAACAGGAACAGTTAACGCATACAATCGAAACGGTTAAAGAATCGACGACTCGTCAAATACGAGAGCTCGAGATGGAGAACGAATACTTGAATCAATCGTTACATACGCTTCGTGAACGCAATGAAAAAACAAACGATATACGACTGCAGGAGTTGGAACGCGATAATAAACGAATGGATAAAACGGTGAAGGATCTAACGAATAATCTGTCGACGTTGGACTTCGATCATCGGAAATTGCAGAAATCGTACGAAAAACTGCGAGAGAACGTGTCGAAAATCAGCGAACTAGAACAGAACAGGGACGCGTTGGAGAAACAAAACGCTGAATTAACTAGAACTGTTCAAACGTTGAAGCTTACCTGTGATAAATACGAAACTTTAGAACAAAATATGTCTGACTTAGAAGTCGAAAATCAAAAGTTAGTCAATAACGTGCAGAATCTTAAATCGGTTATATCGAAATTGGAGAAATTCGAACAGGATTGCGTCACTTTATCGTTGGAAAATCAAAAGATGCAACGTACTTGCGACAATATGAAGAAGTCTGCGACGCGGGTTGTTGAGCTCGAACACGAGAAAGATCAGTTAAGCAACGAAATTCAACAGCTTAAAAAGACAATTCAGGTTCAAATAACGGAGAAATCAAAATACGAACAAATTGAAATCGACACTCTCGatgttgataatgaaaatcagaagttattgaaaaatttacaACTAGTGACAAAACGGGTCGAACAGTTACAAGCTGATAACGATGATCTAGAAACTGAAAACGAAAAACTATTGAAATCATTGGAAACTGTGAAACTGTCCGTCAGAAAGTTGGATGATCTGGAAAAAATGAATCGCGAATTCGAAATCGACGTTAGCAATTTgcaaaaacagaaaatggcTTTAGAACGAGAAACGAAGAAGTTGAAACAGTCGAATGAAGTAAGAGAATCTAGTCTAGACGAGATGAATGCTAAACTAGCGTTACTCGAAAGAGAGAACACTGATATGAAGAAACAGGTTGATTACCAGACTGATGTCGGCAGTAGAGTGAAAGAATTAGAAACGGAAAATCGTGAATTGATCCATAATCTTACAGTTGACAAGAAAACGTTGACTAAACTGAGAGAG GACCTTGTGAATGAAAAGGTGAAGTGTCAACAATTGGATAATCAGTTAGAGAAATTAACGTGGAAATTGGATAAGATTGGTTTGAAGAAAGAATCGATTTTAGCGACAGAGGTTGAAGCCGAAGGAGAAAG tcGAATGAAAGCTTTAGAAACGATGATGGAAGACGTGCTGAAGAAAAGCCTCGAAACGCGAGATGAGAAAATAGATGTGCTCGAGTTACGTCTGGAAGAATCGAAACTGAGGAACACAAAACTACAGGACGAGCTGAAACAGAATCGTGTACAGATGGAACTGTTCAGAGAGGAATTCGGCGAGATGCACGATTCAGAGATGATCGATCAACAAAATAATCACAGCAATCGTAGTAATAGCGTCGGTAGTTTACAAACTAGTCCAGAACATACGTGTAAACAGGG TCGAGTCAAAACATCGGTCAATTTCACTCCAACACGAAATACACCATCGGAATTCCTAATGATTCGTGAACATCTAGTTGATGTTGAACGTACG AATGCTGCGCTTGCAACTGAAAATAAGATAATGAAAACGACTGTTCAGAATTTGGAAAATCGATGTCAGAACTTGGAAACTAAAGCTAATGCGTTACAGAATCATAACTCTGAGTTACAG ATGTCTAGCAGCAACCTTCAGTCACAGATCGCGAAACTACAAGTAGAAAACTCGACATTAGAGTCGCAGAACTATACCCTACAAGGTCAGACGGAAACGTTGAGAGCTCTGCAGATTGATCACGAATCATTAGTCGGTCGACATGAAGAGTTACAGAACGCTCACGAATCTCTGGTCGGTGATCACGAAATACTTCAGCAACTTCACGAACAACTGTCGGTCGATTACGAAACGTTGATCTCCGAACACGGCAATCTGAAATCCGCCCATAAATCCGTCCGACACGAGTTCAAAGAACTGAATGAGAAATACCAACGTTTGCTTCGCGACAAGGAGTACGTCGAACGTATGAAGGTCACAGTCGAGCAAGATCAACAAAAACTTCGCTCGGATTCGAAGTCTTTAGGCACGCTACAAGTGGATTACGTGAACACGCGCGAAGAGTTGAATCGCGTCAATAATAATTACGATAAATTGAACGGCGAATACGGAGATTTACTGAGGGAATACAAGAACGTGAAATCATCGTATAACTCATTACAGTTGAAACATACAGAATTACAAGGAGATATGGCTGATTGTAGAGATCAACTGAACACGATGGATGTCGAAGTTTCAAAAATGGCCAACAAGGTGGAA GCTTTAGAGTCACTAAACGCTCAACTGGCGGAAGAAAACAAAAGTCTGATTCATCAGTTGCAGACATTACTCGCTCAGAACCACGAACTGATAACGCAGACGTTAGAATCAAAAGATCAGTTCTATGAAGAAGAGAGAAGTTACATGGAAAAACTGTCCGATCTACGGCGACAGAAAGAGAAACTCGAAGAGAAAATAATGGAGCAATATAAACGCAATGATCCTCCTAAGAA AAATCGAAGTTTCGGGGCACATCTCGTAAGGAAAGCCAGAGGTTTTATTACAAAG CGAAATCGTGGCAGTAAATTCGATGTGAATTCATCATCTCCTGATCAATCTATCTGTGATCCTGCAAATGAATCATTCAGTAGTTCAGAGACTGCAAGCCGTAAATACA GTGATCCGAATTATCGCAGTACACAAGACTTAACTTCATCTAGTCCAAAACTTTCTAAACAAGGAAAACATTTGTCATCATCGACAACTGCTGTGAATCTGCTCGGCAAAAAGGAATCAAATGAAGGTGGATTTTCATTTAGCTTGAAAG GCTCTAAATCGAATGATGATCTCTTGGATGAAGGTACAGCACGTTCAAAAAAGAAATCTCGTACACCCCGTAAAGGTATAACAG ATGATAAAATCAGCCAGAAATCTGAATCATCGGCATCATCCGGCACTCCGGCTGTTCCGAAGAAGAAACTCATTCCGGGTTCTATGAGTATTTATGATCGATCTCCTAATACATCGCCGCGTAGTTCCACTGCTAGTTTATTGTCGATGATGGAATTTCTGGATGATATCAGTACTCGGTCTCCTGCCTCGAGG CGTAAAATGGTTCGAAAAGAATTGGATAAAAAGGTCGAAGCAGAACCGGCGAAACCAGTATCGGTGACTCCATCTAAACCCGATATCGTAGCTTCGCCGAGGTCGGATACTATCAGCGAATTGTCCGATAATAGTCCGAGTCGTCGACAGTTACCGCAGGTTCCTCGTTCTCCGGTCGGTAGCGTGCGTTCGCAACAATCGCAGGAGAGTCCGCCGCGACCTAAACCCGACCTAGTTCCCGATCGCCGTCATTCGACCTTCGTTCCGCCGAAAGATGTAGCGAGTTCAGACGAGAGACTGGTCAGCGCGCGGCGATATTCGGCGCAAACCGGTCCGTATAAACCGCCGTTAGATACGAGCTTCGTTAGTTTACCGGGTACATCCACTCTACCGGGTACTTCTACCCCGATGTTCCGTCAGAGTAACCAGCAACCTCCCGTCAGAGCTCGCCCTCGCCAGCGTCCAGCCAGCGCTCGACTCGTTAGAGAACCTAACTCACCCGCTCTAGATAAACAAATGATGCACGAGGGTCCGGATGCGTCGTTTATCTCAGGCGGCGCTGGcgctggtggtggtggtggtggtgacAATCGTTATAATCGTAGAGCTTTATCTCCACCTCCTCTACCTCAGAAACCGAATAACAGATCGGTGAGCGTGTCCGGGGATAGTTACTCTACTTTAGAGCGTCGACAACTACCTCGACACCCGCCACCCCTCATTCCAAATAGACCACCCATTCCGAGTAGTAAACCGCCGCTGCCGATGTCGCAGGAAAATCGTACGCATTATACTACGAACAATCTAGCGCCTTCGCACGGACCGCCGGTACCGCCACCTAGGAAACGAGTTGGCAGCAATCCGAATCTGTTGGATGACGAGCCGGCGACGCCCGTATTCCGTAATCTCGTGCGTCCGGCTAGCGCGCACGTCTCCACACGACCTTCGATGAATTATTCCTCATCGAGAACGTCGTTAGCGACGTTACAACAGCCGTCGGCGTCTGATACTGAAACTAAAGACAACCTACCTGATTCTGCATCGGCGCCATCTAATGGGGAACAAACGAACAATAATACAACTGATGAATCTGGTAAACCGAAGAAGAATTCAATCTGGTATGAATATGGCTGTGTGTGA